A portion of the Sabethes cyaneus chromosome 3, idSabCyanKW18_F2, whole genome shotgun sequence genome contains these proteins:
- the LOC128743506 gene encoding uncharacterized protein LOC128743506: MYNQFHKDLIDQYKITCNKLKKIQNVLFKQFGPDVTVVANEFSTLATNFNNSLLPDYAALCFMAQAQCEKLIGNDAAEVDVLLKAARAFRKAHEKRLHVGSNGNNSDCLEGAFRCYTHVLSRLPEESVTKAAIIRELREINPNAEITSNFCSPSHRIWDLEQSAEHSIKTADFVAAFEKLSEIYDDITERKCAELYPDVMKRVEISRLLLLCLLQLPPSVRYDHKFIERYSTIGDCDTTSAQIGNGFISEELFFLLQSLVVSCQAKDVISLVAVRDELSHCKELTNSQQLLLKQLISKYSK; the protein is encoded by the exons atgtatAACCAATTTCATAAAGATTTGATTGATCAATACAAAATAACTTGCAATAAAttgaagaaaattcaaaatgtgttattcaa GCAGTTTGGTCCGGATGTTACCGTGGTGGCAAACGAATTTAGCACATTGGCCACCAATTTTAACAACTCACTTCTTCCGGATTATGCTGCTTTGTGTTTTATGGCACAAGCACAATGCGAAAAACTAATCGGCAATGATGCTGCTGAAGTGGATGTTTTACTCAAGGCGGCACGCGCTTTCCGGAAGGCACACGAAAAGCGACTGCATGTTGGATCGAATGGCAACAATAGTGATTGTTTAGAGGGAGCGTTTCGTTGCTACACTCATGTCCTTTCACGTTTGCCGGAGGAATCCGTAACCAAGGCGGCTATAATTCGTGAATTGAGGGAAATAAATCCAAATGCTGAAATTACAAGCAATTTTTGCTCACCAAGTCATAGAATATGGGATCTTGAGCAGTCCGCAGAGCATAGTATAAAAACAGCAGACTTTGTGGCAgcttttgaaaaattatctgaaaTTTACGACGATATAACAGAACGGAAATGTGCAGAACTTTACCCGGATGTAATGAAAAGGGTGGAAATAAGCAGATTATTGCTCCTCTGTTTGCTTCAGCTGCCTCCATCGGTTCGATATGACCACAAGTTTATCGAACGATACTCTACTATTGGGGATTGCGATACGACTAGCGCTCAAATTGGCAATGGATTTATTTCCGAAGAGCTGTTTTTCTTGTTGCAATCATTGGTAGTTTCCTGCCAGGCCAAGGATGTAATTTCTCTGGTTGCAGTACGAGATGAGTTAAGTCATTGTAAAGAATTAACTAATTCGCAACAATTGCTTCTTAAGCAACTCATCTCAAAGTATTCTAAATGA